GCCTCACAAAGACAGAAGCTGCCACGGTGATTTCCACATAGTTTAGGATTTGTCACGGACTGCGTTGGCTGCTTCTGTCAGCAAACTGTTACTCACACGCAGTTTTCAGCCATGGGTCATGTTTTAAACAACTTCGTTAGGAGTTTTGTATCCTGGAGTCCTCTCAGGCTGTTACAGGAACAGAAAGTTTGACACAAGTTGATCTCTGTTATGAATTCACCTGTTTTTACTTAACTGCCTACTGTTTTTGTAGATTCGTAAACTAGAAGCTAGAAGTGGAAGTGTGGTTATAaaatcagggttttttttttggctgttaCTGTTTCCATATTTAAAGACTTTTCAGTTGTTACTGTACTTGCACAGTAATGTGCACAAACTTAATGAGAGTGCTGCTCTGATGCCAGCTTAGCTGCAGTTTGGGTTTAGGTCAAAGCTACATGAAGTGAATCCAGTTTGAGTCACAGACGGTGTAAACGGTGGACATGGCCACTGTGATGTCTCAAGGTGAAGCCTCGAGGCTCGAGAAACCGCACAGTCATTggctaacagcttctgactgaGTCTAATAAAGAGGATCATTTATGAAATCTGAAACTAGCGACATTTTCTTACATCATCTGTACAAGCCCTAACCCTGCAATGCCATCTATATTTTTTCTCAGACATGAGTTTAATGGCcagccccctgctggccacgaAACGACAATACAGATTTCATCAGACGCAGAAGGCACGCCCATCTTTTTGTACTGTTTACATCTGTGTCCTGTTCACATCACCTTAACTCTTCTAGAGGCCACTGTTTCTGAGGTGTGACTTAAACCTGCTGCAAGCCTACGCTGCGTTTTACGGAAGCTCGTCTCTGTCAAAAACAGTTTCTGGCATCCACAAATGGAAAATTAGAGTTACTATCTCCAAAATTTTGgtctacaaaataaaaaatacagttatTACGTCAAAATTTTGAGATAACGAAACATCGAATGAGCTCTGCcaatcagggttttttttttcagtggcggAAACGAGCTTTCAGCCTCAATACCAAACATACCaaactttttctctctctcttttttttttaaacagtgttgTATTAAGCTCCCTGATATAATAGCTAAGCATTACATCAGTGGCAACGGACTAATTGCATGCACTGCTTTTTAAATCAGCAGGGCTTGCATAGACGCCACTACAGATTGGGCAACAAGCCCAAAAaagttgaaagaaaaacatactCCATAAGTCTGATGCGCACTGTTGCACATTATAAGACTGAAACACGACGTTCAATCTGTAAACCATAGCAAAACATTGCCCAGTTTTCTTTAGATTGAACCAATTTTTGCTGCTCAGAGGATATtattgattttttaaatatcaaataTTTTACCACCTGTCTGCGCCCAGTGGCAAACCAATTATTAACAAAACAGTCACCTCTTAATTTCTTTGCTgccagaaacacaaagaaataagtTTCACAGGAAGCTAATGCTGCGTATTTGACAGATTAATCCTACTGACGCAGTTCGTAaggaaacaaaaggaaaaatgtgttgTGCCTGAAACATTCAGCGCAACGTTAGCAAACGATCACAAGTGCGTGGACAAGTGTTCTGTGGATGGGAAAAAACTGCTGGATTCTCCCCCGCTCATGACTCCGTGTATCATCACCATCGGTCAGCTGCTCACAACACATATTTTAGGAAAAGCTTTAGGTTTGGTGTCATTTGACGTTCTCGCACACCGACTACTGGCAGTCTAAGGGATCTTTTTTGACATaactttttgtttgcttttatatatttttattatcctTACATATTGACCCACTAATTCATTTGATTGTGCTTTATGTTCATCTGTCTAAGTCTGAAGGTACTGGTACAGTTCTGTGTATGAATTTATGTAGAAATTTAAAGCCATATTTTAGTTATTAGTAGACATGTTTGTATAGCTGAAGTAGTGCTTATAGTACTGATTGAAGGAAACCAAATGAAGGTTTTTTTGTAATAGTTATTTTGCATTTGCACATTATTGCACTTTTATTTGTTGACGGTGCATAAAAGGGGGCTTCTGCTGTagtttaaatgaaattattaaacATAAAGAGCAACTTATGTTGGTGTTCGAGCTGCAATGACACTAAAAatctttttgttaaataaacattATTAAGGCTTGTTgtgatgtttttaaattgtctGTATGaaagaatatttaaatattcaatCCTTTCTAAACCTCTTCATCCAGAGCATAACTGCAGTATATTTAGTTTTTTGATgactatatacatatatatacatacatacatacatacatacatacatacatacatacatacatacatacatacatactaggggtgcaacgatacacaaaattcacggttcggttcggttcgatactttggtgtcacggttcgatattttttcgatacaaaataaaatgttcatgcctttttaatttgtcatttattaaaattataaatatatattttaacacaaaagtacagtttttaaatttaaccctaacccttgtgcgtgttttttattttgacagcgaatgcgcacctgcggaccacttatgtgcagccctggttatttagctcgtcatattgcagccacagaaattcttttctccatgaaaccataaagctgcactttctttttgccttatagtctgatttgtcataacttctccgttttgtggtaagcttttctttggctgtcacttcttcaccctgacctgtcttatttggctcagcagaactaaaatatatatctgtctgtgaaggttctcagtcatccaggtcatcgtagtcaaatataaatcctgctgcttttacacacgcactcacataagctcagcgattctctgcgcgatcaacctctcacatgtttaagctgcgggagatttcacttgtcatgtttgcatagtaagctaacgattaataagacgatgtcagaggaattggtgcacaaattatcatcactcacagatcagtgctgtcgctctctatacacagttcgcgcgattgcaaagtgaaagcaaaaaaacaagcgcaaattcaaactcgatttcaatatgtcacattagggctgcacgataaATCGAAAATTTATTGTCATCGCGATATCAGCCTGCGCGATGGGCCCATCGCAAAAGACGGCGTAAACTGCGATAATTGGGTAccttaaaatgtttacacacgTGCTGTAAAGAATTTACCAATCAAAGAAATCCATTTACACATTTGACCAGTCGAATAGAGCCCTTCACGGCATTAACCAATCAAATGGATTAGAGGCCCGCCTCCTACGCAGGTCGGGCGCGAACAACGCTGCAGCAACGAGTCAGAGTTGTAATGGCTGAGAGCGAGACGCGTGACGAGAATGCTACTGAACTcgtggctaaaaaaaaaaaaaatagtacctCACTTATTTGGAGGTACTTTGGATTTGATAAAGACGACGTTCTCCAAACACAGGTACTCTGCAAAACTTGCCGAACACTCGTGGCAACCACCAGAGGAAACACGACTAATCTCCACCATCATCTTCAATACAACCACAGAGAACTGTTTGAAGAGTTCCAGAAAGATAGGGCTAGCCAAACAAAGGTTGCTAATGTTAAGACAAAGAGCGCAGCAGTCCAACAGCCGTCTCTGTATCAGAGTTTTTCAAGTGGAATTCCTTATGAGAAAACGTCGAAGCGGTACAAAGAAATAACAGAGGCCATTACACATTTTTTGGCTAAAGACATGATGCCTATAAATACAGTTAGCAGAGAGGGCTTCACCAGTCTGATACATAAAATGGACCAGAGATACCGCATCCCCTCACGAAACTACTTTTCACATGTCGCCATTCCACAAATGTATGAAACATGCCGCAAGACCGTCATGTTTGAACTGAGCCAAGCTGAAAACTACGCAAGCACTACAGACCTATGGTCAAGTCGTACAACGGAACCATATATGAGTTTCACAGTGCACTTCCTCACCGAAGACTTTGAACTGAAAACACGGTGTCTAGAGACTGTGTATTTTCCAGACTCCCACACTAGTGAAAATATAGCCCATGTATTACGTGAGGTGTTAGCCAGCTGGGATCTTAAAGAAGATCGACAAGTGTGCATCACCACAGACAACGGTGCCAATGTTGTGAGAGCCACGGAGCTAAACAACTGGGTCAGACTTCAGTGTTTTGGACACAGGCTGCACCTTGCAATCGGTAAGTTTTATTCAAGGCAGATCTTTTTAGCAATGAAAATGTGCTATACATTATTATCAAATTGATATTGATAAGGATAATGTTACCTTTTTAGACAACTTTAGTTATAAATttcaattagttttttttttttaaaaaaaaggttttaaacatgacagtttttttgtttcctcttaTTTCTCCAGAAAATTCTATCAAAGATGATGCCCGCATTGCCCGAGCCATTGGACTTTGCAAAAAGTTAGTTGGACATTTTTGCCACAGCTGGAAAGCAAAGATGGCTCTGAAAAAAGCACAGCAGAAGCTCAACCTCCCAGAgcacacactgatcacagaatGCCCAACCAGGTGGGGTTCCAGGCAGAAGATGATTGAGAGAGTCCTGGAGCAGCAGCGGGCCATTTCTGATGTCATCTCAGCAGACAAGAAATCAAGACACTTGATTCCTACTTGGCAGGATCTTGAGGTACTGGAGTCTGTCAACCAGGCATTACACCCCCTGCAAGACTTTACAGATGCCCTGTCTGGTGAGAGCTACGTTAGTgtttcatatgtaaaaccagTCCTTCATCTGATGAAGACGTCGGTGCTtgcagagaaggaagaagacAGTGATTTGACAAAATCAATTAAGAAGAAAATCCTCGAGTACCTGATTACTAAATATGAAAATCCAGCTACCCAGGAACTTATGGACATGGCGTGCTTCATGGATCCCAGATTTAAAGTCAGCTACACCAGCACTGATCGAGTCTCAGACATCAAGACCAGAGTGATGTCAGAAATGGAAGCAGTGGCACAGAAGGTATTCATGCATGCTTATATATAAAACCTTTCAATTCATATTTAGTCCAAAATGTTTACTTTTCTTATAATCTGCTTTCTGTTCCAGGAGAGAAGCTCCGCTGAACCAGAGGCCCAGACAGATGATCCACCCAGTCGTCCCCTGAAGAAGGCAAAAAAGTCCCTGGGCAGTTTCTTCAAGGCAGCTCCAATCCCTACCTCCTCTTTTATGCATCTCTCACAAGCTGTTGAAGCTGAGCTTAACAGCTACTTGCTATCCACGGCCATAGACAGTGAGGAAGACCCCTTGGCATGGTGGAAACTCCACAAAATGACATTCCCACAGCTAAGCAAGCTTGCAAGGAAGTGTCTCTGCATACCTGCAAGTAGCTCACCTTCAGAGAGACTTTTTAGTACATCAGGAAACATAGTAACATGTCAGcgcacatgtttaaaaaacatgttaaaaatgttaaaaaacatTCACTCAGGAAGGATGAATGCAAGATagagaaaccttttttttttttcaaaaaattacaaaaatacacTACCTACATTGTTCTTAATTGTTGATAATATTAGTCTTGGCCAGTACGACCACAAAGGTAGACAATTGTTCTTTGGTGTGTTCCCACAGCAGACAAGTTCTTACCTATAGTTTAATCTAGTAAAGTTTCCACTCCAGTTTTGACTTGCATCATAACTACTTGGTGAGTGGTAAAATGATGAACAACTGCATAGAgataatttgcagtataatttaagttatgtttatttaaaactaaTTATAGAGACCGGGAAGGATGTCTTTCAGAATTCAAGCCTCAGAAATTTTTTTATGGGGGCAATGTTTCAATGTTTGACtgcactttgttgttacactgcTAATACAGCAGGtttcattaaataaaactgTGCAGTAAAACGGAaattatgtatttgttttttgttttttttttgctatttatttTATCGCAAGTCATATCGTTATCGCAGTATTGATCACAGTTATCGCACATCGCAGGTTTTCCTAATATCGTGCAGCcctatgtcacatattgacagtggctcaccgatgccaatgacataattacccagctacatttccgaaagaatgcaaaagcattgtatttttccttcctacaatagcccgacgggcagggaagagatagattttggtagctcgactgaaaaaaatcgctagctccgggacgtcgggctagcgatattgcaagccctgtatctgattgaggaatcactcatctttggaaaagagagtttattacagagaaatgtctctttccaaaataaaagctatactatccgcttcttctgggctatattctcagcagcataaggagaatcatgtgctaacagctgtctaaatgactcggctaaagttagtagcatgcttgttgtttttgtctttgcactaggatgatgtcagcgtaaatgtgcagtcatattcgttgtgttcccactagtgctttcaggttaatctcgttgaaatgaccttaacgccacaacatggcaaatctccgttaacgagctaccgccgatcgccccgtgcatggggctagacggccaacacgttaacgagctaactgcgctaacacactagctcccacccatgtaattgagcattgtatggcacatccaacatactgttttactttagtccatgactcgcttaccttcagggtcatacgtcacatgaaaaccaaaataattccaaacgccagatctgaatgagggtgggggaggtccatgttgtaaggagagcttaacttctgtctcgctagcttgccctgcgctcttccttctgatgctgtctgtgttgagcgctcagtgaatctgcgttcgactactccgcctaggctgcactgtcgagcctaggcggagtagtcgaacgcagatccactgagcgctcaacacagacagcatcgtcagaaggaaagttgataaaataaattacaaattttgtattgttcgatacatatgcgtactgaaccgaaagcactgtatcgaacggttcaatatcgatacgaatatcgttgcaccataaataaatacacacacacacacacacacacacacacacacacacacacacacacacacacaaagttacagaagcagaaaaatatcaaatgcattcattctttttattattGGTCCAATATATCAGAAAAACCCCAATTTGTGTTAAAGATAAATTGCATCAAAAACAACATCAATGTACAAGCTTATTTATAATTACAACAAAATTGTTATTAACATCCAAATGTACAATAAGGGCTCTGAACGTAAACAGCACACAATGAGGAGGAAcagaggtttaaaaaaacaaaacaaaaccataacAGACAAAAAAGTGATCTGAGGTTTAGACTGACTTGGTCGCTTTTATTAATCATGTGCTGAAAATCAGATCTTATCTTCACGTGCGAATCCACGCTGCCGGGACGATGAGAGGAAGAGTGAGGCATTGGGGGTGGAGGATGTTTGGCCTGGAAATATTTGAATGAAAACTCTCCCCTCCAACAGGCTCATAACAGACGTCCCTGTTTGAAGGATTTAACCTGAATCAGCTTCATATACAGCATTTTTTGAATGTGTCTCAACTGACTTTAGACCAGTTTGTTTTCAATTTTTCAGCAAAttaaattagaaagaaaaacaatttttttccccagcAGAAGTTTCTGCCAGGGCCTTGAGCTACATATTTAGTGCAAAACAATTCAGCAGGCACATgtagtataataataataataataataataataataataataataataatactaggGCACTGGCTAATAGAGAACATTGATCACACTAAACAGAGCTATTGTTGGAGGTTTAATGTGCATCAAAAGTAAATCTGTTTTGGTTGTGGCAGGTTTACACTGTTCGTGCACATCTCTAA
The Maylandia zebra isolate NMK-2024a linkage group LG7, Mzebra_GT3a, whole genome shotgun sequence DNA segment above includes these coding regions:
- the LOC143419611 gene encoding E3 SUMO-protein ligase ZBED1-like gives rise to the protein MDQRYRIPSRNYFSHVAIPQMYETCRKTVMFELSQAENYASTTDLWSSRTTEPYMSFTVHFLTEDFELKTRCLETVYFPDSHTSENIAHVLREVLASWDLKEDRQVCITTDNGANVVRATELNNWVRLQCFGHRLHLAIENSIKDDARIARAIGLCKKLVGHFCHSWKAKMALKKAQQKLNLPEHTLITECPTRWGSRQKMIERVLEQQRAISDVISADKKSRHLIPTWQDLEVLESVNQALHPLQDFTDALSGESYVSVSYVKPVLHLMKTSVLAEKEEDSDLTKSIKKKILEYLITKYENPATQELMDMACFMDPRFKVSYTSTDRVSDIKTRVMSEMEAVAQKERSSAEPEAQTDDPPSRPLKKAKKSLGSFFKAAPIPTSSFMHLSQAVEAELNSYLLSTAIDSEEDPLAWWKLHKMTFPQLSKLARKCLCIPARRMNAR